The Cylindrospermum stagnale PCC 7417 genome segment CTTGAATTTAACTCATAGTTGCATTTTCAACACTCTTTTTAAATTGACATAGAGCATCAGCCAAAATTAGAGAAATGATACCACAAGCATTGGTGTAAAAGCTCTCTAAGTTTGGTTGATTTTTTATGGCCAGTAATTTAAGGCTTGTTTTATTCCAATATCTGCATTAAAATGAATCTTGAAAAAAGGCACAAGCATAACAGGTATATTTGGGTAGTGCGCTCATCGCACTGGATGCAAATCGTCTGGAAGCTAATTGGCGATTTTCTGAGAATTTTAGTTAAAGTAACGTCTTTGGGAATCAGGGTGTTATCAATGCAATTAAAGTCCAAACCCATAGAAGAAACAAATAAAAAGAAGCCTGGAAGGCAGAATCCGTCACGAGTTCGGGATCACTTGGCAAATGAGCGTACCTATCTCGCTTGGATGCGGACTGCGATCGCGCTTTTGGGTTTTGGTGTCGTCATCGTCCGGTTGCGTGCCTTCCAAGTACCCCTGATAGCCAATCCTGGTAACGGTTGGAAGTTAGGCTTAGTCTTCTCTCTGGTGGGTTTGCTCACGGTTTGGCTCTCTACAGCGCACTATTTTTCTGTCCGCCGCGATATTGAAGAAGATACTTATGAACCCACAGACCGCTGGATACTTCTGTTTAGTATAGCGATTATGATTCTCGGTGCTGGGGTAGTTTATTTTGTCTTTACCACCCCGTTAAACCCCTTGAGTCCGATGATAGCTGAATGAATTTTGTCTACCTGCTGACAGGTGTATTCACAAACAGCAGCTGTTAGATAGTAAGAAACAACCAGAAAATAAACAGGTTGGGCTATGCCACAGAGAAAGACGCGGCTTGACATCCTCCCACCGCTAATCAGTCCTTTCCTGATATAGCGGGGGATTCCAAAGATCGCTCTTTGGGCTTCCTCTTTCCACGACTCGGCTTACTTGGAGGAGTTTCCCCACCCAGGCAGAGGTCGATATCTCCAGAGGCGTTAGTTCCGACATGACCTGCCGTACTCAATCCTTTTTCTAATATGTTTCGTGCTGCATTATGGTCGCGGTCTTGAGTATGCCCACAGTGAGGGCAAACATGAGTTCTGGACGAGAGAGATTTTTTGACAATCTCACCACAATTAGAGCAATTTTGGCTAGTGAAATTGGGAGGTACAGCAACCGTGACTACACCAAACACCTTACCGAAATACTCAACCCATTCACGAAACAGCGACCATGACACATCACTAATTGACTTAGCCAAGTGATGATTCTTGATCAAATTCTGCACCATCAAATCCTCATACGCCACAAGGTCGTTAGACCTTACCACGCACCTTGCCGTTTTAATAGCAAAGTCTTTACGCTGACGACTTACTTTGAGGTGTTTACGAGCAAGTTTATTTCTAAACTTAATTCTGTTTTTAGAACCCTTTTTAGTTTTAGACATTCGGCGTTGCAACCGCTTCAAAGACTTCTCACTTTTGCGAAGATGTCTAGGGTTGGCAACAGTTTCCCCATTACTATCTGTATAGAAGTGGTTTAATCCCACATCAATACCAATAGTTTTTCCCGTTGGTTCTCGCTTTTCTACTCGTTCATGGTCGATGCAAAACTGGCAATAATAGCCATCAGCACGACGCACAACCCGCACTCTCTTAAACTGTTTGAGTTGGTAAAAATGTAGGTCACGAGTTCCCCAAAGCTTGAAGGTTCCTGCCTTAAATCCATCGGAGAAAGTGATGTATTTGCGGTCAACAGAAAGCTTCCACCCACAGGTTTTGTACTCAACAGAGCCGTGTGTTTGTTCTTTCTTGAATTGTGGATAACCCTTTTTACCCCGTTTGTTTTTCTGACAGTTATCAAAGAAGCGAGCAATCGCAGACCAAGCTCTTTCCGCAGAAGCTTGCCTGGCCATGGAGTTCAACTTGGATACCCAAGGAAACTTGTGATTAGCAGCGAGCACTGCACAGAATTTACTCAGGTCGTATCGACCAATACCTTTGTTATCCATCCAGTATCGAAGGCTGGCATTGCGAACAAAACGAGCGGTTCTAATCGCTTCATTCAGCGACTGATACTGCTCGTTGGTTCCCTCAAGTTTGGCCTCAAATACCAGCATATTTACGTCAAACACACTAAGATAAATTATATCACGGAGTTAGGTAACTTCTTGCTTACTAGTGTGGCGATCGCAGGTACTGTTGCTATAGGTACTGGGCTACAAAACAATGCTGCCACTATGACAACACCCCTAGCAACTATGCCTATTTTCTCCACCACGGTTGCGAAATCTGTATTAAAATAAACGTTAATTACAAACAGATAAAAAATTAACTCGTGAAAAATATTAATCTTAGAGATATTGTTAGAGCTAACCTAACAAGTAATTTGACGGAAGAATTTCTATTTAACTTTTTGGAATTGGATGGTAATAAGGCAGCACTGAATTTAACTAATCCTGCTCAAGACGACTTAGTACGTTATGAAGCACTTTTACGAATAACGAATGCTGCTCATAATTCAAATTTACTCGTCCTTAGTGGTTCTAAAAATGCATCACTTCAGGTTATGCAATCTTTTCTTGAACAGCATTTGGGAGTGAAAGCAAAAAATTCTTCATTAACATATAATCCTAGTAATAAAAATATTACTATTTACTTTGAAGGTTATCAAGCTAAAAGTTGGAGAAATTGTCAGTATAACTATACCTGGATATTAGCCTCCTCCCAGAGTAACATTTTAGCTAACATTTCTAATGTTAATAGTCAAGTCACTGTTATTTTAGCGGGTGAGCAAGAGCCGGAGCAATTAACTAAATTTAATATTCTTCAAGAACAGACTTTAGTTTACGAGGGACAAGGAAATTTGAAATCATATCGTAGTAGAGGTAATAGCATTTAATTGAAGTTCAGCCGGGATGCGCGCAAAATAGGACACGTTATAAATAAATATTAAAGAGCGTGTTTTATTGCTTTACTAACTTGCTCATATAATGATATTGGGACAATCGAAAATTTGTACGGGGAAATCAACTCCTCACTCCTCTCAGTGGCTCAAGCTTGCCCATAAATAATCATTTTTGGTTTAAAGTGCGGAATGTAGGTTTTTTCTGTACCTGAACCAATTGCAAACCGCTATAAAAAATAACCCTTCCCCGAAAGTAGGAAAGGGTTAAGTTAATTAAGTAATTAACCAAACTTAATATCAACCCAAATCAAAAAGCAAGATTTCCGCGCTGGTATTGGTGCTAATTTCTAGTTTTTCTTCCCCGTTGATTTGCACCCCATCGCCGGCTCTGAGTTCTTCACCATTTAAGTTTGCTGTACCTTGAGCTATTTGTAACCAAGCATAGCGATGAGGTGGGACGTGATAATTAACAACATCACCTGATTCTAAAAGAGATGCATATAAATCAACATCTTGGTGAATAGTTACAGCACCATCACGTCCATCTTTAGCAGCGATTAAGCGGAGTTTTCCCCGCTTTTCTTCTGGGGTAAAAGCCTTTTGTTCATACCTTGGTGTGATTCCTTGCTTGTCAGGAAGAATCCAGATTTGCAGCAAGTGCAGTGGTTCTGTTGGTGAGGGGTTAAATTCGCTATGCTGAATACCAGTACCCGCACTCATGATTTGTGCATCCCCAGGACGAATCACTGAACCTGTACCCAAACTGTCTTTATGCTCTACTGCACCTGATAAAACATAAGTGAGAATTTCCATGTCTCGATGTCCGTGGGTAGGAAATCCAGCACCGGGAGCAATGCGATCGTCGTTAATCACCCGCAGAGAGCGAAATCCCATGCGGTTGGGATCATAAAAGCTGCTAAAGGAAAATGTGTGGTAACTATCGAGCCAGTCTATCTGAGCATGACCACGATTATTTCTATCATGAATTAAGTGTGTTTTTGTAGTTTGTTGAGACATAGGAAATTAAAGATTAAACTTGGTTTTGAACTATTTATATAGTAAGGTATGATACTTATAAATGAAAAGTACGCACTTTAAAGTGACGTACTTACCAAAAAGATACTACTAGATTAGAGACAGTTTATTTACTTTAAGATTACTTATCTCACTGCGGCTGTTTTTTGAGTTTTAGTAGTAGTGGCTGCGCCATTATCTGCCTTTGCTGGGGATGCTTGCAGATGAGCTTCTAGGAACCAGAGTCGTTTGTCTATGGTGCGAGAAATTTCGGTGTAAATATCAGCGGTGTCAGCGTCGCCTAAGTCGTTGGTTTTGGCGATCGCATCTCTGATATGTTTGGCATAGGGTGCAAAACGGTCTGCTAAGGCTGTGACGTGCTCTTTGCCATCTATAGCCTCAAAGGGAAATTCTGGTAGAATCGAGTTACTAGCGGCGATGCGGGCTGTTCCTAAAGCGTAGCCACCCAAGGCGGTAATGCGTTCGGCTACCAAATCAACGTATTCTTCCAATTCACCGGCAAGTTCGTCAAATAATTCGTGCAACTGATAGAAATCTGTGCCTTTCACATTCCAGTGTGCTTGCTTTGTCTGAGTTTTTAGATCCAAAGTTGCTGCCAATGTTTGGTTAAGAATTGACACGACTTGGACTCGCACATCGGTGGGAATATCAATCCGGGTGGAAAACAACCGTGATGAAAGTTTGTGATCGCTCATGTTTCAACCTTAAGCCATTTACTCCTTAACTGTACGGATATTTGCTGGCTACAAACAACTCTCTAGCGGTAGATATAATTAAGTCCGAAAGTTCAGTTGACGATTAAGGGAATTAATGCCTGAATGTGCAGTTTTACTGCTGTTGCTAGCTTTATAATTAGAGGTGATGATTATCTATGGTGCTGAAAGTGCCATGAAAAAGGTGATCGCGAACGGCATTTTTTTGTAAGAAGTCATGGGGGAAACCCAAATCAATTTGACTGACTTCATTCAACCGTTGCAGATGTTCTGGCGAGAGGGTGAAATCGAGATAACCTAAGTTATCTTGAAACTGAGAGAGCTTCCTAGCGCCGACAATCGGGACAATCACACCGCTTTGAGCACGTAACCAAGCCAGCGCGACTTGTGAAGGTGTGTGTCCAATTTCCGCAGCAACTTGACTAACTGTTTGAGCGATCGCTAAATGTCGTTCCGAAATAGTTCCTAGTGCCGGATTTGCCAATCTTCCCTGATGTTCATCGACGGGAATCGGTTGATTATACTTACCTGTGAGCACTCCACCACCAAGGGGAGACCAAGGCGTTACCGCTAAATCCAAAGCTTTAGCCATTGGTAACAAGTCCCGTTCTGGTGTCCGCTCAATCAAACTATACTCAATTTGCAGAGCGACAAACTGCGTCCACCCTTGATATTGGGCGATGGTATTGGCTTGGGAAACAATCCAAGCGGGTGCGTTCGAGATCCCGATATATTGTATTTTACCTTGGCGAACGAGATCATCAAGCGATCGCATCACTTCCTCAATCGGCGTGGTGAAATCCCAAGCGTGCAGCCAAAATAAATCAATGTAGTCAGTATTCAGCCGTTTCAAACTACCTTCCAACGACTGGATCAAATTCTTGCGATGGTTCCCGCTGGAGTTAGGGTCACCAAGGCGATCATTAATCTGTAAGGGAAAACTATATTTAGTTGCAACTACAAACCGTTCCCGGTCTTTAGCAATCAACTCACCAACAATTTTTTCACTGCTACCATCAGTGTAACAGTTGGCGGTATCAAGAAAGTTTCCCCCTGCTTCCACAAAAGCATCAAAGATTTTCTGACTTTCGTCTTTGGATGCCCCCCAACCCCGGTCTTCACCAAAGGTCATGGTTCCCAAAGAGAGTTCAGAAACTCTCAACCCACTTTTGCCCAAGAGTTTGTATCTCATAATTAAACTATTCCACATTTAATTGGCATCAAATCAATAGCTAGGATGCTTGCCAATACTGGATTTTCTAATTGGGAATTTTCAAGGAGAGAATTTGGAATTGCCTACTATCTTACCTGTTCTCTGTAGACTTTAGGCGTTGTACCCATCAATTTGCGAAAGACATTTGTAAAGTGGCTCTGATTCTGAAAACCCACTAGTTGATAGATTTGGTCTATTGTCTTTTCAGAGCGAGTCAATAAAATTTTGGCTTTTTCAATTCGACAATTGATCACATACTGATGAGGCGCAAAACCCGTTGACTGTTTAAACAGGCGCGAAAAATGATACATACTCATGCTCACCACCGCAGAAATTTCTGCCAAGGACAAATCTTTGTCGAGGTTATCATGAATATATTCCATGGCTTGTTGCAACTTTAGCCGAGACAAACCCTTACCATGAGTGTATTGAGGAATATTTTTTTGATCTGCGCCATAGCGTTTCAGCAGGTGAATGCAAAGCGTATTTGCCAGAGATTCAATGTAAATGCGAGTACCCATGTCATCAGATTCTAGTTCTGATTTCAGTGCCAGTCCAATCTGCTGAATTAGAGGATCGGGTGTAAAAAAATGGGGTGTAATTTCAATATTTTGTAAATCTACTGTTTCTAAAGCGATGCGATTGAAAAAAGCTGGTTCTAAACTGAGGAGGATAAATTCTCCCCCCGACTCGCAACGCGATATATGGTGAGTGTTTGCCGGAATCACTGTCACATCCCCATGGGCTATGGATTCACGCTGAGTAAGTCCATTTAACACCCGCTCTGCCTTTTTAATACCACGGTCGAGGCTGATGCCAATAGTATGTTGGTGGAAGTAGTGTTCGGGTGTTTCGTGGCTAGGCTGTCGATGATGATCTAAGCGAATACCAGCCCATTTAGCATGGTAACTAGAAACTAGGGGCGATCGCGGCAGAATGGCTGAACAAGCATCTTCTTGATCAAAATCAACAGTGACAATTTTTTCTTCTGGCATCGTTCTCGCC includes the following:
- a CDS encoding RNA-guided endonuclease InsQ/TnpB family protein — encoded protein: MLVFEAKLEGTNEQYQSLNEAIRTARFVRNASLRYWMDNKGIGRYDLSKFCAVLAANHKFPWVSKLNSMARQASAERAWSAIARFFDNCQKNKRGKKGYPQFKKEQTHGSVEYKTCGWKLSVDRKYITFSDGFKAGTFKLWGTRDLHFYQLKQFKRVRVVRRADGYYCQFCIDHERVEKREPTGKTIGIDVGLNHFYTDSNGETVANPRHLRKSEKSLKRLQRRMSKTKKGSKNRIKFRNKLARKHLKVSRQRKDFAIKTARCVVRSNDLVAYEDLMVQNLIKNHHLAKSISDVSWSLFREWVEYFGKVFGVVTVAVPPNFTSQNCSNCGEIVKKSLSSRTHVCPHCGHTQDRDHNAARNILEKGLSTAGHVGTNASGDIDLCLGGETPPSKPSRGKRKPKERSLESPAISGKD
- a CDS encoding aldo/keto reductase — encoded protein: MRYKLLGKSGLRVSELSLGTMTFGEDRGWGASKDESQKIFDAFVEAGGNFLDTANCYTDGSSEKIVGELIAKDRERFVVATKYSFPLQINDRLGDPNSSGNHRKNLIQSLEGSLKRLNTDYIDLFWLHAWDFTTPIEEVMRSLDDLVRQGKIQYIGISNAPAWIVSQANTIAQYQGWTQFVALQIEYSLIERTPERDLLPMAKALDLAVTPWSPLGGGVLTGKYNQPIPVDEHQGRLANPALGTISERHLAIAQTVSQVAAEIGHTPSQVALAWLRAQSGVIVPIVGARKLSQFQDNLGYLDFTLSPEHLQRLNEVSQIDLGFPHDFLQKNAVRDHLFHGTFSTIDNHHL
- a CDS encoding helix-turn-helix domain-containing protein: MPEEKIVTVDFDQEDACSAILPRSPLVSSYHAKWAGIRLDHHRQPSHETPEHYFHQHTIGISLDRGIKKAERVLNGLTQRESIAHGDVTVIPANTHHISRCESGGEFILLSLEPAFFNRIALETVDLQNIEITPHFFTPDPLIQQIGLALKSELESDDMGTRIYIESLANTLCIHLLKRYGADQKNIPQYTHGKGLSRLKLQQAMEYIHDNLDKDLSLAEISAVVSMSMYHFSRLFKQSTGFAPHQYVINCRIEKAKILLTRSEKTIDQIYQLVGFQNQSHFTNVFRKLMGTTPKVYREQVR
- a CDS encoding YidH family protein translates to MNLEKRHKHNRYIWVVRSSHWMQIVWKLIGDFLRILVKVTSLGIRVLSMQLKSKPIEETNKKKPGRQNPSRVRDHLANERTYLAWMRTAIALLGFGVVIVRLRAFQVPLIANPGNGWKLGLVFSLVGLLTVWLSTAHYFSVRRDIEEDTYEPTDRWILLFSIAIMILGAGVVYFVFTTPLNPLSPMIAE
- the dps gene encoding DNA starvation/stationary phase protection protein Dps → MSDHKLSSRLFSTRIDIPTDVRVQVVSILNQTLAATLDLKTQTKQAHWNVKGTDFYQLHELFDELAGELEEYVDLVAERITALGGYALGTARIAASNSILPEFPFEAIDGKEHVTALADRFAPYAKHIRDAIAKTNDLGDADTADIYTEISRTIDKRLWFLEAHLQASPAKADNGAATTTKTQKTAAVR
- a CDS encoding pirin family protein — encoded protein: MSQQTTKTHLIHDRNNRGHAQIDWLDSYHTFSFSSFYDPNRMGFRSLRVINDDRIAPGAGFPTHGHRDMEILTYVLSGAVEHKDSLGTGSVIRPGDAQIMSAGTGIQHSEFNPSPTEPLHLLQIWILPDKQGITPRYEQKAFTPEEKRGKLRLIAAKDGRDGAVTIHQDVDLYASLLESGDVVNYHVPPHRYAWLQIAQGTANLNGEELRAGDGVQINGEEKLEISTNTSAEILLFDLG